One Nicotiana tomentosiformis chromosome 1, ASM39032v3, whole genome shotgun sequence genomic window, TCATCTGACCAATAATTATGTGCCACGTGTACAGATTACGTGCTCAATCCATGTCAAATGATTAATGCCCTCTTAAAGTTAAGTTTTATCTCTTGGAGTTGTAGTGACCTTACAAATAATAACGTGCCATTTTTGAGTATTGCCTAATCCGTTCATGTCGAATTATTATAGGTccttttaaatttaaataatcCAGTAAAAGATAATTTCGCAACTTAATcatttaaaaattaaaacttacaactagtttttttttttttggtatactgaaaaaattaaataaatgtcTTAATATCTTTCATAGGCTACATGATTTTTGTCTATTAGGAAAACAAACTCCATTTTGTTAACCAATATCTTCCCAATTAACAAATCTTCACCGTCTCCTGGCAAAAGTCTGTACTAATAAAATGATGATTATCTGAGAAAGATTCTATATGGAAACCAAATATAATCGTATATGTTTTAGCTATCAAGCACCACAAACATAAACTAGCAAATAGTATATTTTTAACTTTCTATAATTCTAAATTTGGTTATACATCTGCAATTTGGTTATCCGAAGATCATCAAATCTTATGGACCAACCCTATTCATGATTTTATCAGACTCACTTATCCAAGAATTGTGTAATATTCATTAATGTCTCCCCAATACAAGTTTCATTTCACTATATTCACTATACATGCCAAGACACTAGGTAAATgacaaaataaaatttctttaATGATAGTGGTGTCCGAAATAATAGTAGCGTACTACAACCACAAGTGCAAGTGAGCCATAAACCTCTCCAATAAGACTAGCGTAAACGCATTCATACAAGTGTCAGTAAATTTGAACCTCAGATCTCTAGGTTGTCACTCTTATACCTCAACCATTCAGTTGGGAACTAAAGGTCAAACTTCATTAATCAGTTATATCTGAAATTAATGAGGCATTACTAAAggtttaagaattaatatttccaaaaatataaaagcAAACCTCACTAAACAAAGTGGGCAAAAAAATGATGGTATTTACTAGTATAATAAAGGTAGTGTGAGACCTGAATCATTGGCTTCCGTAGCTGGTTATAGCATTTGCATTTCATACTATACAACTGCTAATATTTTGCAGTTTTGTTATTTGTAGTAAGAGTTTCTTTACTAGGATCTGATGTTATAGCTGTCTCATGAGCTCCAGGAGGACTCAGTTTGTAGTCTAAACCAGCTCCATATTGCCAAGCCTCAAGTCGGCGCTTCCATTCGTATCTCACCTTGGCTGGAAATGAACCTATCAATGGCCTAATATAGAATGATAGTTGTCAGTGACTACGATATCTAGTGACAATGCAAATATCAAGCACAAAACGGAACTGTGTGTTACAAAAGCTCATTACCTAATTGCAGGGTCGACGAAGGTAGAGAGAAATGTATAGTATCCCAACATGAAAAAATGTCCAGACCAGTCAACAAGCACAGGAATTCCAACCTGAAAAATCATCTGGAGTTTAGTCTTCCTCACTAAGATGCAGCACAGCGTTTACACATTTAGATATATCAGAATAGTACAGATGCTACAGAGTGAAATGACTCGTATTGATCTATTTAGATGACAGATCTAATTCTGTGTCCTCTCTGAATTTGTGATACTCAAAAGTCAGACCAGAAGGAGAAATTGCAGCTTGTTAAGTTTTATAAGGTTCTTGTGAAACATAACAATCTCAACTTTGCAACACCACTCCCTTTTACTCTCACCAGCctaaaaaaggaagaagaagtaTTTTCTAAGTGATTTTATCTATAATGCCTTTGGCCACCATGCACAAGCAATTTGATGCTTAAAACAATGCCACAAACTATAAACATATTTTACTGCAGGAACATTAAAAATGTGTAGTTCAGTTATTACATGCTTTTCGTGGATTTATAATTCCTGTATCAATTAAGGATGTTAGATAAATGTGAAGAAAGAAAAACTTGTTGGGAACTAATAGAGCGAGTAATTCAGAAGATGAATATAATTTGGTGTGTAGCACTATTTGACGTACAACTCGTTGTCACAATCTAATAGCCATAAAATGGTGGCTGTTGCATTGGACTTTATGGAGAGCACCCCAGTCAAGCCATTAGGAAACTCGTATCTTGAAGGATATGACATTAACAATAGAAGAAAAGGAGCAAGGTGCGGGTGCAAAAATGAGTAATGAAAAAAGGTAGCCATATATTTACCTGCTTGAATATTGATGGAATAATCTGAGGTCTCGTTAACATTACAAGGCCTAATGTTTTCACAAGAGGTCCAAACTGTATAACATCCTATATCAATTGAGATGAAAGGAAATTAGTTCTAGATATAGAAACCGTATACCACAATAAGAGAACTCACCTGAAGAAAAGGTCTCAAGACAGGATCCCCTAGTTTCTGCAAGTAGACGACAACAAGATAAGGGTAAAGAACTCAAAATCCTATACTAAAAATGTTAAAGCATTCAACACCTTACCAAATGATGATGGCATACCTGCATACTCATGAAATTGGCAAAAAGAAGTTCATTGACGAAATCTGGTGGAACATTGGACTGTTTCTTTGCTGACATTGCCCTTTGAAATAACCAGGAAGAACTCAAGTTCGGCTGCAGAACATAATACATAAGTATGGTGATAGTAGAGTTATTCAAGTGTTAATGCATCAGCTGAAAACTCACCATGTAAGGATTCAACAAGGACAAGCTTCTGGAGTCTAGAAAATTGCCTTCAAGTGCTTCATATATACCTTGTACCCAAAGGAAAAGACCAAAAATATCAGTGCACTAGAAGCCATATTCTTTTTCCAAGCAGGAATATACCTATTATGCACACGCTCATTTGCTTGTTAAAAGTTAAGGAGAGGATGTCGATAACAGCTAAAGCATGTAATGATCAAAATTAAGCAGCACAAGAAATCTGCAATCTTAATTTTCTTTCAGCTAGTGCCTAAAATGCCAAGTACGTTTCAAGATTTATTCGAAGGCTGGTAGTCCATTAGGATGGGTCACTGATAACAGGACACAGCTAAATTGATAGTAATTGATTAGCTGTAGTGCATTTGAAACATTCTGGCAATGCCAGATAAAAAGCAGCTGACAAGTACCAGTATAATCTCTCCCCTCGTATTATAGCTAATGATTTTCCATTTCCTTGGAAACCTTCTTTTTGCTTCAACTAGTGTTTAATCGACAGTTTTATTGCATTCTCCATCCCTCTATCATGGATGAAAACGAAAAAACAAGGGAATCAAATAAAGCATAGAGAAAAACAACTTCAGAAAAAGAAACGTGCAGTCCTAAGATCTACAAACCTCAAAGCACCAACCTAACACATTTTGTTGAATTAAACTGGTCAAATATCTAGAAGAGGAAAGCTGGTTGACATATGCGTTATTAGTCTTTTCTTCTTGAAAGAAGGTTTCATATATTAGCAAGATGTTATAGATTGAGGTAAGATAAGATAAACTTTTACCAGTAGTCAATCTCCCCAAGTGCCTAGTCAAACTCCCAAAACCACCAAAAGAAACTGGTGACTGTATGCCGCTAGCATCCCCAAACTGTAGAGATTCAAACTCATGTATTCTGTTgatatgtaattgcaatgtatcATGGCTTTAAAGGGTTTGATGAAACACCTGTAAAATACGATCAAAAGCTGCTGGCAATGGACTGCCATCAAAATGAAAGGGAACAGAATTATCAGAATAGTAAGAAAGTAAAGCGACCAAGAACTTTTTTTATAATAACTCCTGGCTTATAAATATACCAAAAGTCATGTATCAAAATGCAAGGAGTTGTATATATTTGAGCAGTGAGGAAATGATGCAACTCTCATTTTGTTGCATAAAAAGGACGCTACAGTTATTCAATTATCGAAGGAAAAACAAATTAAGTTAGGTGGCAAGTGAAACAACAACAGCATCTTATGGATATAAATCATGTCCTAAGCACAGAACTTAAAGTTAATGGTTACCTGTCTCTATACGTTGGGAAAATGCCATATATTATCCTCAAGATTTCCAGATCATCGAAAGACACGCCCTACAAGTtcaaaaatggaagaaattagCAGTTGAATAGATCACTAAGGAGAAACAGCAGTTTATACAACAAGATAGCAGTTACTGTCAAAATCCAAAGCACTGAACCTACACAGCTAATCCAAACAACAAAAGCAATAATATGAGTCCCTTGGTTGATATTTTTAACCGACATCAGATCTTTCAGGGGTTAATTTTCTTCTGAAGAAAATCGGTTGCAAGGAATATCAACAAGCTAAATCTTCCAGAGTAAGTAAAAGAGGAAAGCAGAAGTATGCCAGACATAAGCCTTAAATAGCATACTCCAAAGTTTACCTGGTACTTTGGCATCAAATCCCAGTAATCTTCTAGTAACTCCTCCAGCTGTGGAGATCCGGGTTGAGGATCAACATAAGTGAACATATAAGTGGTTCGGTCCCTAGTACCCGAGCCGGCAGGAAATGCCTGAAGatcatgagaaaattgttatTTGCTAAGCACAAAAATTTTCCAAATTATGATGTGCAAGATATTTTAAAGCATCTTAGCGGTTCACATTGCATGATTTCCAATTACTTTGATCATTTTACCTCCCAGAAATATTGGACTACTGACTGGCTTGTTTCTTTAATGGAAGCACTGCTAAATATGACATCACTTGTAGAGTTCTCCTTAAAACCACGGCAGCAAGTTCCAACCACAAGGCACataccatctggtttccttccaCATCTAATCTAAAGCAATTTTCAATCATAAGAGCCAGTTCAAGACATTAGGAAATGAACTAATAAAAGAATCTAAGAGAAAGTTAGTGAGATATAGAAGATTAGTGAGATATAGAAGACTTTTATCAAAAGCGTCGGAGTAAGGATTACGAGGTCCAAGTAATCCTAGAATACGTGATATTTTTGGGAAATTAAGTTGGAATAATAGGAGAGCTGTTTTAGTCTACCATCTTCTAGTCCAACAGTATCATTGTGATGCAACATAACCGGCCCTTAACTGTGGCTTACCTCTCCTGACCTTTACATCATGTGATACCAGAATCATTTCTTCACCGTTAGAAACAGTTATAGTTGTATGCTTTAACAAAACGATTCTGCACCTGCTTTACAATAGGAGAAAAATTTCCCATTGCATCAATGATGAGACGCGAGAATATAGTCTTTCCCTCCTTTAGTTGCAAGACCTGCAAGAAGAAAAGTAAGAGCAAAATCTGGATGAACCTTACTCATCTAGTATGAATTCAATAGTAACAGAAAGATAGCTGACAGCATTTGCAACATTCTTTTGACATTAATTTGAAACCCTTTGACTGAAAGAAACCCAGATATCATACTATCCTTCAGCTAATCTTCATAACTCTTTGTGACTTAAGTACTACCTCCAAATTTTTCTCTCCGAAAGAATTCTAGAATCTTGTGTTTTTTATGTTGGAAAAATTCTGTACTTGTATTTAGGATTTTGGGGTCTTTTTATCTCAGCCTCTTCATTCTTGCAGTTGGTAGGTTGGCCAAATCAAACACAAGTCATTTGAGGTTAAGCACAAATTTAATTAAGGCAAAACCCAATGCCCAAATTAAAAATCAAATAACAAAATACATTTCTTTTTCTGCCTAACCTAGAATGCTACTAAGTGATAAAGTGCATCCTTAAATAGCCACATCTATGAGTAAGTAAGCATACTGCGGAGTCCTCATACACGGATATGCTAGAGACACTGTAACCTTCAAATGTGACACCTCCAAGGGAATTGAAACGCTTTTTCATAATCTCCACAAGCTTTACTGGCCTACGAACAGATAAATATAAAAGAACATTACGATCTTGAGCTAGGTTTTTACAAAAGTTAAAGAAAGAAATTATATGTGACTGAAAAATCATCTAAACTATCATAATAAAAACTCGCATGATGTTCAGATGCAGCATACGACAACAGAGTACTTCATTTCATTGAGGGTAGAAGATAGCTGATTCTCCATCTTCCATAACATTGAGAGTacgaaaaacaacaacaacaataactattACTCAATCCCAAGCTGTCGGTTATATAAATCCTCACTGTCCATTTTGTTCTATTCGAATCCTATAATAGGAAGTGATGTGGGAACCCTAAACAAGCAGGACCTATTTTGTTGTTAAATTTGCTTACAGACTGCCTATATATCTTCAGAAAAGGCTATATCTGCAATTTTCCACCATTTGAAGTTCAAAACATTATGTTAATTAAACTTAGTTGGTTGCTTTCATCAGTATGATGCAATCAGATTCTTGTGTGTACAGCCTGCTCTTGTGGCTTCCTAATTGGCAGTTTGTTCTGATCCTGCTTCTGTTCGACGAAAGAATAGGGCTAATACATCTTTCGAGAAGATTGGATAGTTGGATATTGAAGGATGCGCCCGGATAGGAGCAGTATAACTGCATAACTCAATGTGTTTCCAAGAATTCTATCAATATAACTATATCAGGATAAAAAATAATAGACAAGAAGCTTTCAGAAAATCCTCCATTTTGGTTCTATCTGCATAATGCATCTGTTTGTTTCAGGGTTTTTTTTGGCTTTATAATTTTGCAAATTTTACAAAACAATCAAGATTAGCTGATATGAAATCTATCTCAGTTTCATGTTAAAGCTTATGTGTGATCATTTACATTTCACCTGATGCTTGAGTTCTCATAGTGCTGATGGATGAGTATCATGTATTAACTTACATGCAACATGAAAAAGAAGAAGGGTTTTGATGTTCTTATGTAGCAATCACAGTAAAACTTTACAGTTATGAACTTTGGCTGCATGCTGATTCAGAGAGGAAAACAGACTTACGAAACACCAAGATTGAGAATGTCCTGGACCCAAATGTCTCCCTTCCCTTCAAATCCACACCTATTCTGCAAAGTGACACAGAAGCCAAAAGAGAATAAGTAACAATGCCTAGGAAACAGTAGAGGACCCTTAGTAGGAAACATATCCCAGAAGTCATTTCAAAATTACACACTTGACCAACAGTACTGTTAAGATGTTTAACATTTCCCTCTTTTGCTCTATTTATCCTCACCCCAAGGTCCATTCGCAAAAGGAAAGAAAGATTTTGTTCTCTATAGGCCTTCCAAACAAAAATTAGTAGGTCCACACTGGTCAAGGCAAAATCGTTATTAGCAAAATTAGGCTTATTTTATGCACAAATATAACACTATGCTAGGATAGAGAACATACAGGGTTGAAACTGGCAGCAGTAGCCTCTTCAACGTCATCTTCAGTTAAAATGCCAACTTCAACAAGTTCCAATAGCTCTCTCCTTGATATATTCCACTCTTGCTCCCTCTGTTCATCAATTTCCCAAAAAAGTCGAGCATTATTGGACTCCTAAGTAGATGACTAGTTCTAAATAACATAACTGAATCCCACTAAGGCAATGAGTATAATACATTACCCCTTTTAAAACATTCCTTTCCACGACTCCAACTCGAAAACCTTTGGAACTTAATGCTGTGGCAATGAAGATTCCCAAAGTACCTCCACAAACAATGACATCAAACATTtcatccaaatttccaacatgCTCAGAATCTTTGTATGATCCAGGGACAGAGGAAACCACCTTCTGGGGTTCTTCAACAACTACTACAAACAGGAAAATTAAGTGCCACTATCCATTTCCTCCAATAGAATAAAGGTATGTTTTTTTGAAAGTACATTTATTTACCTGTTGAAGAAGAGCAAATTTTAGACCATAGCTGGTCCAATCTTTTTAATGCACTATATGAGTATGCACCACCAGCTCCACCAACCTCCCCACTTACTGCAATTCCTTCCATTATCCTCTGATACACCATTCAATCTTTATATTAATTCAGTATCATAAATGTACTACGAAAAACATAATTGGCTGGGATTGACCAAAGAAAGTGTACCTGGGTTCTTGTAGGAGTGGCTTGTGCTTGAAAAGAAACTTTTTTTCTATTACCAAAAGGTCTAATTGCAGAAGGGTACTGAAAAACTCCATTTTTTATAGTTGGCTGAAGCTGCAGCTGAAGTGCCATTATGAATATTCAAGATTCAGaaaacaaaggaaaaaaaattggTTTTTTCCTCAGGTTATCATATTTTAGAGTAGTGAACCAACTCCAACTCTCCAAATAAGAGGGAAGTAATATGAGAACAAGCGTTAGACACGTTGGACTAGTAGTCCATGATTTTGTGAGTTGTAATTTTGACCATCCATTTCATGCTACCAGAAATCTCGTAGAATTTGTTCCTTAGTTGCAATTTTGGTCTTCTATTTTCAGTTATGTTTGGTTGGGTGCCAAGAAAAAGatccttcttctttctcttcttgcaaattattttttatttgtttaccTATGTATTTACACATCATTGGAATTTGGTTGTAGACTAATTGTTCTACCATTAATATAGATCATCGAAGAGGCAAAAACAGTCGGTATAAATAAAGATATCACCAAATATTAGAAATCAGACGTGCAGATAATCTACTACGGCAATCTGAGATACTAATTTCGTATCGGTAGGATTAGGAATACATGATTTAAATCATAGtgattttatttgtttttataTCTCTTCTTGAGGGTAATTTGTGGCGTTAGATTTAAAATTAAGTTTTTTTATCTGTAATCTCTCCAATAGTGAGTCTCATCCAATGAGCACTTTTCTACTTTGAAAAGAAATGGAAAAACAAATTGGGGTAAAGCAATCTATAATTGGCGGATAATCCAAAATGACATTTAAATCATCCGAATGAAAACATCGGGATTCAAATTGCAACTTGTTAATTTTAAACTAACTGTACGATTTCTAATTATCAAGTTCCACtgattttttttctctctttcttataCCTCTTCCCTACACGCCAATAATAAGGTTGGTAAAGGAACAAATGTAATTCCAACAAAAGaattcaaaaacataaaaaaagATTTTTGTATACAAATGCGTTAGAGAATGACCAAGTTGCAGCAAAACAGGTGGTAAAGGTGTTCTTGCTCACAGGAAATGGAGCTTATATTTCACAGCCTTGTGAAACACAGCAAAAAGAGAGAAAGGCGTGCTAGACTATCTTGGCTACAGTGTCTTTCATTTACCAACCATATCTCTAAATTTAACGATGCAAGTTAATGCACGCTCGAAATCACCATCTTCCAGGGCGATAGTGAAGCGACAGTAACCAGGAATTCCGGTCCACGAAGAGCTATTGATGCACAAACCAGTGGTCTTAAGCATGGCTTCTCTGATATTTGTGTCATCAAGTTTTCCTTCCCATGAAGATGAATCGTTGCTGATTTTAACTGTCTTCCCGAGATAGGTAGATG contains:
- the LOC104090721 gene encoding uncharacterized protein isoform X1, producing MALQLQLQPTIKNGVFQYPSAIRPFGNRKKVSFQAQATPTRTQRIMEGIAVSGEVGGAGGAYSYSALKRLDQLWSKICSSSTVVVEEPQKVVSSVPGSYKDSEHVGNLDEMFDVIVCGGTLGIFIATALSSKGFRVGVVERNVLKGREQEWNISRRELLELVEVGILTEDDVEEATAASFNPNRCGFEGKGDIWVQDILNLGVSPVKLVEIMKKRFNSLGGVTFEGYSVSSISVYEDSAVLQLKEGKTIFSRLIIDAMGNFSPIVKQIRCGRKPDGMCLVVGTCCRGFKENSTSDVIFSSASIKETSQSVVQYFWEAFPAGSGTRDRTTYMFTYVDPQPGSPQLEELLEDYWDLMPKYQGVSFDDLEILRIIYGIFPTYRDSPLPAAFDRILQFGDASGIQSPVSFGGFGSLTRHLGRLTTGIYEALEGNFLDSRSLSLLNPYMPNLSSSWLFQRAMSAKKQSNVPPDFVNELLFANFMSMQKLGDPVLRPFLQDVIQFGPLVKTLGLVMLTRPQIIPSIFKQVGIPVLVDWSGHFFMLGYYTFLSTFVDPAIRPLIGSFPAKVRYEWKRRLEAWQYGAGLDYKLSPPGAHETAITSDPSKETLTTNNKTAKY
- the LOC104090721 gene encoding uncharacterized protein isoform X2, translating into MALQLQLQPTIKNGVFQYPSAIRPFGNRKKVSFQAQATPTRTQRIMEGIAVSGEVGGAGGAYSYSALKRLDQLWSKICSSSTVVEEPQKVVSSVPGSYKDSEHVGNLDEMFDVIVCGGTLGIFIATALSSKGFRVGVVERNVLKGREQEWNISRRELLELVEVGILTEDDVEEATAASFNPNRCGFEGKGDIWVQDILNLGVSPVKLVEIMKKRFNSLGGVTFEGYSVSSISVYEDSAVLQLKEGKTIFSRLIIDAMGNFSPIVKQIRCGRKPDGMCLVVGTCCRGFKENSTSDVIFSSASIKETSQSVVQYFWEAFPAGSGTRDRTTYMFTYVDPQPGSPQLEELLEDYWDLMPKYQGVSFDDLEILRIIYGIFPTYRDSPLPAAFDRILQFGDASGIQSPVSFGGFGSLTRHLGRLTTGIYEALEGNFLDSRSLSLLNPYMPNLSSSWLFQRAMSAKKQSNVPPDFVNELLFANFMSMQKLGDPVLRPFLQDVIQFGPLVKTLGLVMLTRPQIIPSIFKQVGIPVLVDWSGHFFMLGYYTFLSTFVDPAIRPLIGSFPAKVRYEWKRRLEAWQYGAGLDYKLSPPGAHETAITSDPSKETLTTNNKTAKY